Within the Pseudoxanthomonas sp. YR558 genome, the region CCTTTTCGCGTACGGCCTGTTGTCCTATGGCAAGACCGACACCGATGCCTGGGGCAACATGGATGCGGTCACCAATCGCAACGGTTCCATCAAGAACCCGACCTGGCTGGCCAAGTTCGACTGGAACATCAACGACAGCAACAAGCTGGAGTTGACCGCGTTCTCCGACAAGCAAGAAAGCGAGACCCGGGTTTACAACAACACCCCGGGTGAAGTGGATCGCACCACCTACGTCGGCACGGTGTTCGACGAACAGGGTGGCAACAACTACGTCCTGAAATACACGGGCTACCTCACCGACACTTTCACCCTAACCGCGCTTTACGGTCATGGCGAGTTTAAGCGCAGCCAGTACTTGAAAAATCCCGACGGCTCGAGGGTCAGCTACAACGGCGATATCACCACGGCGTACACGACGGATATCAACGGGACCACCACCCTGGGCGGCTGCCCGGCCATCATCGACGTGCGTCCTGGCTATCGCAAGGAGATCACGGGCGCCTACGGCAGCCTGTGCCATCTCACCGACGGTGCGCTGCTGCAGGCGTCGAACAACAAGGACACCCGCGACCAGTACCGCATCGACGCCGAGTGGATCCTCGGGCCGCACCAGCTGCGCTTTGGCGTGGACGTGGACAACTACGAATCGGTGGCCGGCGAAGCCAACGTGGGCGGCTGGCTGTGGCGCTACTCGACCAACAACGGCCTTGATGGTCGCCCGAACACCGGCGATGAGTTCGATGTGGTCCGCCGCCAGACCACGGCTCGCGGCACGACCATCGAAGTCAAACAGCGCGCCTACTACCTCGAGGATACGTGGAAGATCACCGATAACTTCCTGGCGTATCTCGGCGCCCGCTGGGATACGTTTGAGAACCTGGGTTCCGATGGCCGCGCCTTCGTCAAAATCGACAACCAGTTCGGTCCTCGCCTGGGCTTCTCCTGGGATGTGAAGGGCGACTCGTCGCTGAAGATCTACGGCAACGCCGGTCGGTACGCGCTGCCGCTGACGCCGAGCGTGGCCGTGCGCGGCTCCAGCGCTTCGATCTACCAGCGCTCCAACAACAACCGTTTCTCGGGCGTGGACCCGGTGACCGGGGCGCCGATCCTTATCAATCCGCTGAATCCGCTGAATCTGATCAACGGCGAAGACGGCCAGGCGCACGATCCGAACACGATCGCCAGCAAGAACCTTGATCCGATGTACCAGGACGAGTTCATTCTCGGCTTCCAGACCACGCTGACCGACCACCTCAATGTCGGTGCGCGCGGCATCTACCGCAAGCTGAAAGCGGCCATCGACGACAACTGCGATTACACCGCCATCACCGACCTGGCCGATGCCGACGGCCTCGACTACACGGTTCCGAACCCAGGCTTCCCGTATTGCCGTCTGTTCAACCCGGGCGAGGATGCGGTGCTGGTCACCGACCTCAACGGCGACGGCGTCTACACCACCTACACCGTGGAAGGCGATCGCCTTAGCCCGCCAGCGAAGCGTTCTTACAAAGCGCTGGAACTGTTCCTGGACGGCAGCTGGGACAAGTTCTTCTTCCAGGCCTCGTACACGCTGGGATACAACAAGGGCAACACCGAGGGTGGTGTGAAGTCCGACATCGGCCAGGGCGACACCAATACCACGCAGGATTTCGACTATCGCGAACTGACCGTCGATACCTACGGCTACCTGCCCAACGATCGCCGGCATGCGCTGAAGGTGTTCGGCAACTACGACTTCACTGACGAATGGTCGCTGGGTGCGAACCTGATCGTCCAGACAGGACGTCCGATCAACTGCCTCGGTGTACTGGATACCAATCCGGCCGAGCCCGCCGGCCCCGTTAGCAACTATGCTCCGCATCCCTACGGGTCTGGCTTCATGCGATGCAGCAACTCGGAGGATGGTGCACAGTTCGACTCGACCGTGAGCGCCGTGCCACGAGGTACGGCAGGGCGTCTGCCGACGACCACGAGCCTGGACTTGAACGTCGCCTTCCGGCCCTCGTTCGCACAGGGCCTGCAGTTCAAGGTGGACGTGTTCAACGTGTTCAATTCGCAGAAGGTCACGGCCGTGAGCGAAGTGGCGGAGGATTCGGCGACGGGTAACCCCCTGAGCACCTACCTGCTGCCGCGTTCCTATCAGGCGCCGCGCTCGGTCCGCTTCATGGTCCAGTATGATTTCTGACAAGGCGTTCCTTCCGCAAAAAGATGGTTAGCGATTGCTCTCTTCTTGGCCGCCTTCGGGCGGCCATTTTCTTGTGCGTAGATGGGTGCGATGACGTCCGGACGGATATGCTTGGCCAAACCCCACCCCGATTGCGACCATGAACGAAGTGCTGCAGCGCCACTGGAATGAGGCGAGCCGCCATGAAGCAGCAGCGGATCAGGCGGCGGCCCGCGCGTGCTATGAGGCGATGCTGGCGATCGAGCCCAAGCTGGTAGCACCACACCTGCGACTCTCACGGCTTGCGCAGATCGCGGATCGTTACGTCGACGCTCGCCGCCATGCGCTGCAGGCCGCGGTGATCTGCGCTGAAACGCAGGACGCAAGAAGCGTGGGCTTCGTAAGCCTGCGATTGTTGGCGTTTGCCGAGGATGGGGAGATCGTTCGCCTCATCCGATCCATGGACTGGTCCAATCGTGACGTCCTGCAGCAGGCGGCAGTGCTCGCGCAGCATCTTTGGTTGGTCAATCAGCACGACTTGGCGCTTGAGTTCCTGACGCATGTCGGGGCACGCGTCAAACCCAATGCGCTCCTGTGCTACACGCGCGCCAACGTACTCAGGTCGTTGGGCAAGCTGGACGAGGCTGCCGAGCATTACGAGTACGCCTTGCGGCTCAGTCCGAACGACGCTTACGTCCATCGAACGCTGGCGTACCACCAAACCTCCAAACCCGCGGGCATCCGCGTGCCGAGGGTCGTCGCGGCGCGCCCGCAGCATGCCGACGGCTCTCCCGAGAGCGCCCAACTGCTGTACGCCTTGTTCAAGGAGCTCGATGCGGCGGATCAGACGGCCGGCGCGTGGGACGCGCTGAAGGAAGGCGCGGCCATGGTTCGTCGTACGCTGCGGCATGACCGGGATGAGGAGGCGCGGGGCTTCGAAAGGCTGCTGCGTCAGGATCCATGGGCGGCGTTGCCGCCGTCGGCGACTGAGTCGGAAGGCGCCATCCCGATCTTCATCGTTGGCTTGCCGCGGACGGGCACGACGTTGCTGGATCGGGTGCTCGACAATCATCCCGAGGTGGTGTCGCTGGGCGAACGCAACGACCTGGATGCTGCCGTCAGCGAAGTCTCCGACCATTTCTTCAAGGGTGGCCTGAAAGAGTTGCGGTGGGACAAGGTGCAGGCGGCCGATCCGGCCCAGATCGGCGCGCGCTATCTGGAACGCTTGGCGCCGATGGTCGCGGGGCGCCGCTATTTCATCGACAAGAATCCACAGAATTTCTTCAATGTCGGGTTGATATTGCGGGCGCTTC harbors:
- a CDS encoding TonB-dependent receptor — protein: MSKRTFNRTLKRSALTVALGVCFNSSIYAQSNTSGAVFGQATAGEKVLVQNPATGFSREIAIGADGTYRVSALSPGTYRVTLQRADGTTSTREVAVNVGTGTAVNFAAESSGSGATTLGTVTVTGSQLVNPIDVSSVESTTILTSEQLARIPVPRDTTSVALLAPGTVRGDGAFGNLASFGGSSVAENQYYINGFNITNSFRSLNFSKVPFEAIAEQQIKTGGYGAEFGRSLGGVVNQITKRGTNEFKAGANVFWSPKSLRSDVDDYKFSNPLVPGDYGNVAENNSKDSQDELIGAVWAGGALVKDTLFAYGLLSYGKTDTDAWGNMDAVTNRNGSIKNPTWLAKFDWNINDSNKLELTAFSDKQESETRVYNNTPGEVDRTTYVGTVFDEQGGNNYVLKYTGYLTDTFTLTALYGHGEFKRSQYLKNPDGSRVSYNGDITTAYTTDINGTTTLGGCPAIIDVRPGYRKEITGAYGSLCHLTDGALLQASNNKDTRDQYRIDAEWILGPHQLRFGVDVDNYESVAGEANVGGWLWRYSTNNGLDGRPNTGDEFDVVRRQTTARGTTIEVKQRAYYLEDTWKITDNFLAYLGARWDTFENLGSDGRAFVKIDNQFGPRLGFSWDVKGDSSLKIYGNAGRYALPLTPSVAVRGSSASIYQRSNNNRFSGVDPVTGAPILINPLNPLNLINGEDGQAHDPNTIASKNLDPMYQDEFILGFQTTLTDHLNVGARGIYRKLKAAIDDNCDYTAITDLADADGLDYTVPNPGFPYCRLFNPGEDAVLVTDLNGDGVYTTYTVEGDRLSPPAKRSYKALELFLDGSWDKFFFQASYTLGYNKGNTEGGVKSDIGQGDTNTTQDFDYRELTVDTYGYLPNDRRHALKVFGNYDFTDEWSLGANLIVQTGRPINCLGVLDTNPAEPAGPVSNYAPHPYGSGFMRCSNSEDGAQFDSTVSAVPRGTAGRLPTTTSLDLNVAFRPSFAQGLQFKVDVFNVFNSQKVTAVSEVAEDSATGNPLSTYLLPRSYQAPRSVRFMVQYDF
- a CDS encoding sulfotransferase; the encoded protein is MNEVLQRHWNEASRHEAAADQAAARACYEAMLAIEPKLVAPHLRLSRLAQIADRYVDARRHALQAAVICAETQDARSVGFVSLRLLAFAEDGEIVRLIRSMDWSNRDVLQQAAVLAQHLWLVNQHDLALEFLTHVGARVKPNALLCYTRANVLRSLGKLDEAAEHYEYALRLSPNDAYVHRTLAYHQTSKPAGIRVPRVVAARPQHADGSPESAQLLYALFKELDAADQTAGAWDALKEGAAMVRRTLRHDRDEEARGFERLLRQDPWAALPPSATESEGAIPIFIVGLPRTGTTLLDRVLDNHPEVVSLGERNDLDAAVSEVSDHFFKGGLKELRWDKVQAADPAQIGARYLERLAPMVAGRRYFIDKNPQNFFNVGLILRALPQARILCVRRDPMDACFSNLKELFEGGAYPYSYALEDLAAHHRGFEKLMAHWKQRAPGAVHILDYEAMVQTGDDALRDVLAFCGLSPVDGMLDITANASPVSTASSSQVRSPIHGRGIGAWKRYAPQLEPLRLMLEAQRIENAG